From the Sardina pilchardus chromosome 11, fSarPil1.1, whole genome shotgun sequence genome, the window TAGGCCTGCATGAGGGCTCAACGTTGCTGTGACCTTTGCTTCCATGACcttgagtaggctaggctacctaATGGTGTGTTATTAATCTAGCCTAAATGCACGATGAAGACAAACTAGATATTTCAAAAGAAAGATTTTCAAAGTTTGAATTATGGTTAGGCTGTTACTTTTCTAGGATTTAGAGTGAAATGTTtggccatagtgtgtgtgtgtgtgtgtgtgtgtgtgtgtgtgtgtgtgtgtgtgtgtgtgtgtgtgtgtgtgtgtgtgtgtgtgatttgcttCAAAGAGAAAAAAGTTACATGTTTAAAGCACACGCTCCATTCATGTATGAGGTGtggcaataggcctaccatggatGGACGACACCCCTCACCTGGTTGCCACTTCAAATCAAGCATCTTGGACATCCTTTTGCAAAATTGATTTCACTGAATAggcttaggctactgtatggaTAGGCTACCATGCTAAAATACCGTTGTTGCTGAAGATATCCCCTGAAAATAAAGCAATGGCTTAAAGGCTTACTGGTGGACAACAATCTATGTTGTCTCTTCACCTATGCGATAAGTTAATAAGCGAATTTCGCTGTTCTCACAGATCACCTGATGAAGGACAGTGTCACGTGACATACGCTCGTTTCATCTGTTCCTTCCCTCTGCGGGAGGAGGAGGTTATTGTAAATTGTCTCCATAATGGCGGATACATGTGGCCAAGTACTGCTGGGATCTGGACTGACTGTCCTCTCCCATCCTCTTATGTACATCAAAGTTCTAGTGCAGGTAAGACCGTGCTTGCTCTGTGGCATGGCGGTCCCAGTAAGCGAGCACAACATGTCAGCAGATGCAAAAACGTTTACGGTGACCTGCTGTCAGCTAATATTAGCTAGTCCCTTTCGTTTTTGTTAGCACGCCTGGTTGAAGTCCTTGTTGACATTAAATCTATTTTGTGGTCAGGTCGAAATTAGAATTGTAGAATAATGCCGCGTTTCCTTAAAACCTGAAAATGTAAGCGAGAAATTTTAATTTAAGCTTAAAATGTGGTAGCTAGTTAGATGTATGTGTCGTTGTTGGCTAGGTTGTTAGCCGGCTTCCCATTTTACGTCACGAAAGGTCAGAGTACGGGGTTTGTGGATTCTCAACAGAAATGCTAGGATTTAGCTAATTAACCTCTTTTAGACCCTGTATCGGGCTAAATGGACACGAACTGCTTTAAAACTAAAGTTTCAAATGGAATGGGCTATTTGACGATTTGTTTTCCAGATAAAGCGTTATCTAAAGTTGCCATCCCAGTCCAGGACATCTTACAGCTTAGCATGAAATTGCTTCTGAGCTAACGAGTTTTTCAGGAAGTGTCCTTTGGCCCACTGTAAGGTTATTGAGACTGATGAAGTTTGCACACAAATAGCGATAGGAGTACTGACAGTGGTAACAAACTCTCAGCTTTGGCGACGTTGAGTTTTGTTGGAGGTCATTCGTAaaggtttatttatttgtagtGTAAATCTACCTTCCGCCTGTGATACACTGACGTTAACGTTAGTGTGATTTCATGCTTACAATCTAAACAACGTTCAACCATGTTAAACGTTTTAACATAGCCCTTGTCATTTGGCTTGTTCTGTCTACGTAAAATGTGTCTGTCTTAACAAACAGCTGATATATGCAAAGCATATGAAATAAATTATCTTTTGGTATTTTCTACCAATCCGTTCTATTACAGGTGGGACACGAACCCCTTCCTCCTGCATTAGGGAGAAATTTGTTTGGTCGACAAGTGTATCAGTTGCCAGGACTCTTTGCCTATGGTAAGGTCCAGCACTTCTGTTAAGCTTAATTTCCCCACTCCTTGTTCACGTATTAACATTCAGGTATTAGTAAGATGGCTGTGCCAGAGTTATCTCTGTTGGCAGTATACATTAGCTGTTCATTTTGTGCAGCAATACTTATTTTTAGATAATGGATAATACTGGTAAATCCATGTTTGCCAGTTTGAGGGTGAAGTGTCACATTTTAGTCATTCATATTACATTTTTTCCCATCCTGTTGAATATTATGATACCCTATcatgatttatttattgcaTGGTTGTACTGAACGATTCATTGATTTGTAATCAGAACTGCCATTTGAACTAATGTAATTAGCAAATGGTTTCGCTACCTCCTGAGACAATACAATGAACATGTGCCACCATTTTAACCATACCCATAGGCAGTGGTACgattaacatactgtacagcagtaAAGGCAAGCAGAAGTAGTGCTGCTCTTGCTCAAGATGAAATTAAGAAAACAGGGCGGATTGGtagaagagttcagatgcaaaaccctctaaatgcCATCtccgtcaaaaatgagataatgatggtgagtgaatgctctccacgtATACGTTATTTAAATGATTTAGCTTCAaagcctgtctctgtctctgactctctTCCTTGTGTGAAATATCGATTTGAAGGCAAAAACCTATAGGAGCATTGCTGCAGAACTGTTAATTtgaaagaaaagtggtcagatggatttagagggttttgtcTCTGAGTCAGAACTATTCAAATATTTCCGTCATTTTAAACCTTTCATATATTGATTATTGAACTGAAGGTTGAGTTTCGAAAATGATGGTGCATAACACATTTTTCTCAAATTGCTCAGTCATATTACATCATATTTGAAGTTTGTTTGGTTAAACAAAGTTTTTAGATTTAAGGTAGACATGTAGTATTGGTCTGTTATGATCAGTATTCATTTTGTCACAAGTGTAAAGATATTAGATAGAAAGGCTTATTATGTACGCATGTTTATTGCTCTTGTGTCTTTATAAGAAAACTGATATCACACTTAACTCAGCGATGTTAtagtatgttttctttttctttttttttaaatgtcctaATGTCCTAAATGTCCTGTGTTTGTCCCTCTAGCCAAACACATTGTGAAGATTGATGGTAAAGCAGGCCTGTTCAATGGCTTAGCACCACGACTCTGTGCAGGGACCATTGGCACAGTAGTGCACAGCCGTGTCCTGCAGGTAGAGGCTATTTAATATTTCACTATTAACATTTTTGTCATCTACTGTAGCAGGCGCTTTTGTTTAGTGTTTGCAGTTAATTAGCCTAAAGAAGAAATTAGTATTTTTAAGGCCAACGCCCACTGGTGGTGTCTAATGCTCATGTCCCTTTGTGTATACCTGGAGGATGCTTTTGTTATGTGCCCTCCATATTCACCCACCAACACAGTGTGCCCAGTAAGTTATGGAATGGTTATGAAAGTGTTATGTATTGATTGGCTTGAAATAACTTGAAAACGTttagctgagctgagctgtttGACAAAAAGTATAAATCTGAGTTGTTAGGGACTGGAAATCGCGCACCTCTTTGGTAGCCTGGATATCACCAGacctcaatcttttgagattcaACATTaaatctggggagtctgcggctgcgctgtatttctactgcacaagaggtgtgctcagtgggcatagttcaaatgactgtacgcttAATagcccttcaaccaatcagaccaacaattcGTGTGCGTCTGGTGGATTAGCcaatttgtgattggttccagcaaatgtgcaacggaagcaggagagataaatgtgcaggtttccagcctgagccgcagggcgaaatccaatcaccggcagattgggctgggaGTATTCGGAGTAttacagagtaaatataaaagTCATAGCGGCCTAGGCCTGTACTATTTCTTATGCGATGCAGGAACGCTACATTTCCTAAAGTAGCATCCACATCTGGAATAAGATGTACTGTATTAAGACGCCTGGTAATAATATCTCCATAGTAACACAATAATAATCTAGTAGTATGGCACTGTGGGCTGCCGGACATGATGGTGTCTATTTAGCTGCTATGCATAGACAATCCTGCCTATGGTTGGCAGGATGTACACGACCCCTCTACGCAACCTGAAATACCCTTTTACTTCCCCCAGCAGCTAAATAAAGAGATGGCAGATGCCTCAGATGGTTAGCAGATGAGGCAGCTATGTTGGATGTGGTCGCTCTGAATGTAATCTGACTGTTATTGTATTTTCTTCCAGAAATGCCAGGAGGGTAAATATGAGGTATGTGTGAAGAAAAACGCATAATTTATGATACACTGAAGTATTTTGTATTTGCAAGAGATTAGTTACATTTCTGTTGCGGTTTGTCTGATAAGTCCCTGGCTTGAAATGGCATAAGGAGAGTGGGCTAATAGGGTTTAATGAAGGATGTTTGGTTGTATTGGTTACTGGTTCAGTTTTCAAAATATcttgatgcttttttttttttttaaagataattGGGAACAGCAatcagaaagaagaagaaggatcGCTTCAACATGTCGTGAATGAGGTGAGTGCAATAGTTGTTTAAGTTGGTGAGAGAAAATATCAGTTCTTAATACTGGTTGTTATCAGTTCTTAACActagattatttatttatttattatttggaAGATGTCTCAAACAATGCAGTACTTTTACCATAACATCTACCGCCTGTTTATGTGTACAACATTTTTATATTGTTGGGAATCAGACCGCATACTCGCTGTGTTTTTGACGTTCAGTTCAGTTAGCATATTTTGCTTATTTGTGTACAGATGTGATTCAACTTGGCTGCACACATCTGTTGTCCTACACAGTGGTATCATTGAGCCTTGCTACCACTGCTACCTCATTGAATACTGCAGTAATGAAAATGTCacagcacctacagtatgtgtgtttaactTGCTTGTGTGTCTCTGGACTAACATTTATGCTTGTCTaattttctcctctcccccccccctcccccccccccctccccctcgctTCCCCAATCCTTCTCTTAGACGACCAGAGAGATGATCGCTCGTTCCTGTGCCACTATCGTCACCCACCCGTTCCACGGTAACTTTTTTTTGCTGGTGCTCTGAAGTTGCCTCAACAACCTTCGATTTTGATCCCACAGCTTCTCCCTTGATTAAGAATGTCCATTTATAAATTACATGACACAGCTGATGGAGATACAGTCCATttaacattttcatttattttatgtttttacgAATGCACATTTAAAGAAGTGAATGAGTTAGATGGAAACTTGAACGTTTTACTCATTTTTATCAGTTTCGCAAATGTCAAAATGCTATGGTCTTGTATGGTTTTGCTGTAAAGATGTATCTTTTTATTTCGTTTCAAGTAATTACCCTGAGATGCATGGTTCAGTTCATTGGCAGAGAAACCAAATACAGGTGTGTAtggccattgttttttttcttgcaaTCTTGTATTTTGAAGACTTTGAACAAACTTGAGGCAAACTAATGGGCTTTTTATTTTTCTGCAGTGGTGTGTTTGATTCTGTCGTAACAATCTACAGAGAAGAGGGCATTCTTGGATTCTTTGCGTATGTACCTGTGAATTGTGGATGATGATGAACTTCTCAGTACACACCATTTGTCATGAAAGTGAATGGAAAAAGACTCGTCTAACATtaggtgtgtggatgttttCTCAGTGGCTTGATTCCTCGTCTCTTGGGTGACGTCTTTTCCCTCTGGGTGTGCAACATGCTCGCCCATCTCATTAACACATATGCTATTGATGACTCGGTAAGTCCTGTCCATAATCGAGCACTTTGGTCAGCTGtagttttctttttaattgtgtgtatagcataaattgacattgacataacACTTATACATGTATCACAATGATATTTGAGTCTTTTATTCTAAGAGACTTTAGGGAGTCTGACCCTCTACCTCTCGTTGTAGATGAGCCACACGGGAGAAATAAAGAACTGCTCACAAGCCGTCACTGGGGTGAGTGCACGTTTTGATATCTGCCTTTttatatcgtgtgtgtgtgtgtgtttcatgttcaAAGGTTGATTTAATCTCTCTTCGTGTATTTCTTTTCTCCAGTTCTTTGCCAGTATGCTGACATACCCATTTGTGTTGGTGTCCAACCTAATGGCTGTTAACAATTGCGGGTAAGACTGCCGGAAAAAATTGTCagggtttttttatttgataaaaataaacaatgaaaggTTTGGTTGCCCATGCTGCTGTTAGCAGCTGTATGTCAGTTTCAGGCAGTGACTGGGAGGGGCAATCAGCATAGTGTTGAAGATAAGAAGGGCTTCAGTACATAAAAAAAGATTATTCAATAAAATAAAGcacaaataaattatttttattttgagaGCATCAAGAAGGCAAGGGTGatggtttaaaaaaaatctttgtgtgtttgtagtcttGCAGGCGGCCTTCCTCCTTATGCCTCTGTGTACCCAACATGGGTGGACTGTTGGAGACACCTGAGTTTAGAGGTCAGTATCTCAATCACTGGCATACCCTCCATGTTTTTTCAACATGACATCGAAATTATAAGTGCTTCTCTCAAAACAGCACAATACTGTACTTTTATGTGTAGTTGTGTGCTGTTTCGTGTTGTTTCGTGTAAAGCTATATTACTGTGTAGAAAGGTGAATGTGAGAATTGTACTTTTATTGTGCAGTACTTTATAGTAGCGCTTAAAATAAAGTTAAACATATCAGAGAAGAATATTTGTTTTATACACAATGACCTTATGAATGAGTCATGTACTCAATCCACATGACAATTTGACCTCTTAACATATAATTTCCAATTGATGCTTCCTTTGGAATTGTTCTTTACTTCAGTAAAGTACAGTGGCCTTGACAATGTTCTAACCCTTCTTGTCTGCTTGTTTGCAATCTACAGGGAAACATGAGTCGGGGCAACAGTTTATTTTTCAGGAAGCTACCTGCAGGGAAGACGTACGCCATCGATcagaaaagatttttttaaaccGGAGGCTGAAGGGCATAGCATTTTATTGTAACAATATAAATGATGGGTCGGGTGAGGTGGACCTCTAATCCTTTGTATGCACTTGTTTACAATAACAGactcatttttttgttgttgttgttgtttttttaacaacaaactGTCAAGTCTGGCTACAAGTAAAAGACAACATGTTCACTGCAACTCGGGCTGCTTTGATTGGAAATGTGAAGagctttattttaataattaGAGATTTATATTAATGACTAAATGAAACAGGGGTATCTCATTTGTGGACAACCGCATCCTAATGATGTCTGTGCAGAAGTGTCCAATCAGCTTCACCGAGGGTCGGGGCCAACGTTCCGGGGCCAGAACAGCCCCATTCGCCCAAGGAAACGGCACTCAGTTAAGAAGTTAACTGTGAGATTGATGAAGATATATGCACGCCAGGCTCCCTCAGATgaccttttttttcctttaactGACCAACTTGGATTGATAGTCAAAAGATGTTTCCCCCCCCTTACCCAAGGAAATTAATGCATGTAGCGATGTTAAAGCTGTTATTGGTCTAATGTTAAAACAAGTGTGGGAGCTCTCTCGTCCACTCTGAATGTCTGTTTTGTGGTGTACAGTGTTTTCATGCTGAAAATTCAGACCAGGGCCCACGTGGCAAATCTGTCACTCACTAGCTGTCCGTCTATTGGAAGCTGATTTTGTTGTAAGTAATTAAGTGGAGCAAGTTGAGGATGAGGTCTCCAAAGCAGACATTCATAACACTGAGCTCATTCTGATTGATCCAAATAAATTGCATTTTTTGGGGATCTGCATGGCCCATGTGTAGTTGTTTCAGTGAGATGTCATGACTGCCTGCCTGGGGATCTTGTTACTGGGTGGGTAATCATGAGGTATGTAGCAAAAGATGATTTAATATAATCGTGAATTTATTCCTGTACTGAAAAAGTGAACACTGATCAATACCAATAAATTTTGCGTCCCAATTGTTCAATTGCAGACCTCAGTCAAGTGATATTTTTCTGGGACTAAAGCAAGGAGAATATCTGTGCTTGAAGTTCAGACATGTTTGTCATATTAATTGTAATCTAAttatagtctggctatcaccatacgaATCTTCTAAGATTGAACATTGGTATGgagagtctgcactttatttcaaCTGCACTAGAGGCATGATCAgtaggcatagttcaaatgattgtacgcttttggatagtcgctcaaccaatcagaccaacaatccaggtgcaccttttggataggatagtttgtgattggacccagaggtggacaggaagcaagagagatagatgtgcaggtttccagcttgAGCTGAAGGTCGAAATCCTAATAGCCAGCAGATGCTGAGTTTACCCACACCAGCCTacaaaaatactgtatttgATACTAACATGTATTCTATTCAAAAACAAAGTAGATAAGTCAAACAAGTATTATAGCATAATTCACAGTAAATAGTCCCTATAAACGACATTAAGGCTCTGAAAGCTCACTCCTACGGTCCTGAGTTATGGCCACATTAATTGACCACTTCACGTTAGCCCTTCTGCTCAATTGATCCCAAATGATCTCTCATTATGGAGCTCAGATACGGCAACGGGCTCCTTCATACACAAACTGAAGGAATAATTGAGGTAGTTGTACTACATTTAGTGAATGGATAACAGGGTGTCTACAGGTACAAACAAGTGAAAAAGTTAAGACTTAAAACCTTTTAATATCACTCCTTAATGAAATTTAAGGCTAAATTTAGGCTGGATATACAAATCATAACTGGGAATATACAGTACTCTTTCCTACATActgatgtcatgaaataaatgGTAAGATAATAATTGGTTAACTTCTTTGACCGGAGTCAttgcagactttggggtcatagggaACACTCAGACGAACCCACCTCCGCAAATAAGCAAACGAGTGACAGAAGCACTGGGCATAATTAGACCCTACGGAACCTTGTAATTTGAGAAACACTGAAGTAGGTCTTAGTGGCCATCAACATTGGAGGTATATTGCTGTTATTTCACGCCATCAAAGCTGCACAGTAGATAAACAGGCCTTGACTAAACCATAGACAACGCAGCACATACTGAGAATATTCGACCTGGCTGAACAGATGGCCTGCATTTTCACGGTGACATGACTAGAAAAATATTTAAGACCCATCACATCTAAATTTAAGACAATTGAATACTTTCTAAGGCCTTATTTTTAAGAAACTTCCGCAGCCATCCTGAGATGAATTCTAGTAACCGGTGTACGTTTTCTGGGACAGTTGGTCAAAACTGAATAAAAGGCCGAAACAAAGTTTAAAATGAGGACAGTAGAACAGCACCCATAACAatgaaaaatgttttattttgttttgtttttttgtaattaaTGGAAGGACTAGTGTGATGGCATACCAGTCACTTTCAAGGCAGCCCAGTCTGAATACAGTAAAGACTGATGCACTTTGAATCACTTTTGTGTCATGCACAAG encodes:
- the mtch2 gene encoding mitochondrial carrier homolog 2; this encodes MADTCGQVLLGSGLTVLSHPLMYIKVLVQVGHEPLPPALGRNLFGRQVYQLPGLFAYAKHIVKIDGKAGLFNGLAPRLCAGTIGTVVHSRVLQKCQEGKYEIIGNSNQKEEEGSLQHVVNETTREMIARSCATIVTHPFHVITLRCMVQFIGRETKYSGVFDSVVTIYREEGILGFFAGLIPRLLGDVFSLWVCNMLAHLINTYAIDDSMSHTGEIKNCSQAVTGFFASMLTYPFVLVSNLMAVNNCGLAGGLPPYASVYPTWVDCWRHLSLEGNMSRGNSLFFRKLPAGKTYAIDQKRFF